The stretch of DNA CCTGAACTCGTCAACTTCAGTGCCATTGGAATATTCGAATCACGGTTCGAACTGGGCTATCAACCCAGCTGGTTCGAACGCATCGCTCATCAATCGAGCACAAAGCTCGTCATGTCTAGATTTAAGCAATAATAATGTTAGTCAAGATCGAGAACGTCTTAAAGCGCTCCTTCCAACATATCGACCCGCTCCGGATTACGAAACTGCTATACAACAGAAGTATCGAAACAGCACTAACGATGTTCGATTGAGCAACGGAAATCTTTTGCACCTATCTGCGTCCCAAATGCTGGCTCAAGATCAAGGCCATTTAGATTACAATATAACCGGCAGCCAACCCGATGTTTCCTACTTTAATCAATCGATCCAGCATCAACCCACCATCCATCAGCAGTTATACCCGGACGTCACTCATCACACAACCACTCACCACCTAATCGGCCCGCACTGTTCGGATGCTTCCGATTATGGTTTAACGCATCGGTTCAAAATGATGAGATTAGTAAAACCTCCCCCTTCATATCCCGCGAATCGTTTAAGCTCGACATCAACTCCAGATTTAGCGTCGCATCGTGCCCTTCTGGGATATCGAGGCTTTCACGTGTCCGGTTCTAGTCCTGATTTGGTTTCAACCCGTCCAATGGTGAATCCTCACCACGCTCAACTCATGCAAATGTCGCAAAACAATCAGATATTATACGCGGGGACCCATCAGCTGCGCCACTCGCAGAACATTGTACCGCATGGAACGTACGAGAATCTTAATTTTGTCGAACCTACAAAACCAGGAATGCTTCCACCCACCCAAGGTGGGAATCTTATCTATTACATGCCAAGGGAGGTGGAACATCTGCTGATCACCGATGGGACTCAGTTTCATAACGGGGCAATAGGCATCAACCAAAAATCTCATCTCAATCGCTCCTCACAACACATCAATGGGTCCATAGAACCTATCTACGAAAACGTTCCACTTCCTTGGAAGAACGAGAACGAATTGTCGGGCGAAATACGAAATCGTACTGCAAGTGTACAATCCGCTCCAGGGATAACCCGGAATGGTCAAGAACATCAAATGGCAGTTGCTCAACCGTCTCCACGTTTCACCTCTCCGGAGAGTAATGTGCGCTCAGTTCCCCAACCGCAACCCCGAGCCGAAGCAACAAACCACACAATCACGACGAAGGAAACTTTCACGATTCCCTCCAACCAGCCTCCGCCGCTGCCAAATCCGCCCACACCCGTTCCATCCGCCCCGGAAGCCATGAATCGATCGCACTCCACCAATATACTCGACTCGTCCGCCTACTCCAACTACACAATGGACACCACGCATTCCGTGGCTCATCTTTCCTCGAGTACCGGAACCAGCAATATGAACCATAAAAATGCACACGGAAGCGGTCACAACGATTCTGGCATCAGTTCGGTAACCGCCCTGTCATCGCACGCGGGAAGTCAAAATGTCAGCGTGTCCACCAGCAGCACCTCGAGCACATCGGTGAAGGAAACGAAGCGGAGAAAAATTTGGGATATCCTAGGGGGGAGATCGAAGAACTCGGCGGACAAGCAGAAAAGTGCCACCCTAGGGCGGGAGAAGGATAGGAAAAATAAGGCCACCACCGTGGTAGGGGGATCTGGTTCCAAGCCGTCCAGCGGTGGGAGCGCAAACAGTTCCATCAACGAGGGCGTGAAACATCGATGGTCTACGGGAATGCCGCGGCAGCAACCGCTGCCCGCCAACATCAGCAAGGAGAAGTTGGTGAGTAGTggcgttttttatgttttctgagACTTACAGTTTTATTCTCCTTTCAACAAAGTCTTCACTGCTGGAAACAAAACTAGCGGATCCGCAGCTGTACTGTGAGTTCGAACGGATACCAAAGCGCAATGATAACGCCAAATACGACTGCGCCCTGGCCGAtgagaacaaaaacaaaaactttgATCCCAATTTCCTGCCATACGATAACAACCGAGTTCGACTGACGCCCATGAGAGATAATCGGATGGGTTATGTGAATGCGTCCCATATAACGGTAACACTTGGAAAACTTGACGACAGTACTTTTAAAAACATTGTATTCATGAGAAAATAATTCCAGAGTACGGTTGGCAACAAGCAGAGGTTCTACATAGTGGCAGAAAGTCCGAACGATGCCGTAACTACGAACACCTTCTGGCAGTGCGTCTGGGAGGCGGATGTATATCTATTGGTGCAACTTTCCACCGAACTCAGCTACATCCCGCAGACTAGCGAGCGCTGCCTAGAGTATGGACAGGTACGTGTTTCATGATGAGCTTCAAATTCACTGCAAAGATAATGAAGAATTTTTGCATTCCAGTATCAAGTGTGGCGAGAATTTTCCCAGGAAACGGATCGCTGCACCACCTCCAAGCTGCGGGTGTACCACACACAAAGCCGTCGCTACAGATCCGTTTGGCACATATCGTATCGAGAATGGGGCGATCAAAACTGCCCCCGGGATGTGGGTCATTTTCTAGGTATGTAACGTTCTGTTTATTTTGATTctgttgttttctttttcttcaatgacactaacgtttCGAAGAGACTTAGTTGTCTCGACGTAGACTATACTAGAACCTTGATTATCCGTGGAAGTGAGTCCCATAGTCATTCTATAGGTCTTCCTGAATTATCAGTAAGGGATAAAGGGAGTActgtttaaaatccgcacacactcaaattgctctaacttttgatccgttgtgtaaaattaattgaaattttgcatagaaaTAGTTGATGGTCATTATTTACACTTTGCGAGTCGATTTCATCAGGTTTTCAAAGTTTTCGAAACGACGAAAGAACAATGCGTGCGCGAAAAAGTTTTGCACCAGTagaggaaaaggggggaatttggaccacctaagcaaatcgtctAATATTTCCAAAACCAATAcgatctaaataaaaaatgttacattgtatactgagctacacttgttttctctcaataaataatgtttaatcattatataaagcttcaatctaccaaatgtatcataaaataaaagagatgatttttggacattaaaatttgatgcggggtgattcggactagagatgggcaaaccgttcacgaacggtacaaaagaactagttcgccgaaaagagtgaacgaacggtcgttctttttcaaagaacggtagttctccccacgaactgattccgaaagaacggtttgcgagtgaatgGTTTGCGCGTGAACGGTTTGCAAGTGAACGGTTTGCAAGTGAAccgtttgcgagtgaactgtttgagagagaactgattgagagtgaactgtttgtgaacgaactgtatgggaaagaactgattgagagtgaactgtttgtgaacgaactgtttgggaacgatgtgtttgcgggcgaactgtttgcgaacgaacgaatgcagctgaactgatttgtgcTGAACGGAAGGGATAAATATaacgcttgtaagaaaaataaaacgatattgtcatttatgagcaaaatgcaagTAACGCAggttttattttgttaatgtatactcaattttgggttgaaaattaaattagattctcgtagttttaaaggcaaagctatatattttcaatttcatgtattctttcaattccgcgtaatacttcctgattatcagaaaaaaatctgggggaagctggggcgattcatgaattatgtaaacataaaatctcatAGTGAGAGTATGTTGAGAAGAAAattttttcgttgttttcaatccattgtttggcctattgcgtgtacgtgttatcgtgattgtttgtatgattgattgttaatgAAAatcgctgattttttttctctgaaataCATATGGTCtaacatggaacctgtgtgttgtccaaacagtaaatatgaaaatacaattttgttcGCATTAAATTATTACATATACTTTTGTCGGTCGATAACAGTTTACATACAGTTTGctacttttaaagaagaagcacctTATCTTTcctcactaaatttcaaaatgtacactatccaatccaacgatatcaatgaatAGCCAGCTaatattctatgttgttcttaataccgccgaacgaaagagcgaaagcacggttcaaaagaactgattcatttagatgaacggttagtgactgaaccgttcatcaaagtgaactgttttgcccatctctaattcggaccgtctgtggggtgatttggtccagtgtgtgtttcatcgaaaaaacatacttatgtttatgtaaagtattttgggataatgttacaatcagtaacaatgttttgggatcgataccaggtgtcttggccagattccagaccagaaaagttggattgacaccatcttgaattctgcatgaatcttttcactgttggttgagcattttcaaacactttcgatgcttggtcaaagaaaatcccttctcgatggcctgcgttgctctttcaagctccttcttcttccaacgttgtttgtccatcctctttttgtaattcagcggcatctggaatcaattagaccaaagtctcaaacctgtaggaccatacaccccacagaaacgtgtccatgtcaccccacacaactcgcaaaaattaaaattcaattaatttcatttattgttatcaaacttacagtttcgctacatcaaattgttcctcttctgtaggcgaacagaactttactgcacaatacacgaaaagtttgtttaattaacgggaaaaaccttaaaaccactatcggaaaactcacatttttgacgatcaaagtgcttgctgtgtttatgctaccgtttccctctacttctACTTgcgaagttttaccaaagtttttttactttaggtacatacggttcaacaatagaaggaaatgacattataaaaaatccaagttgagccgtaatttttaagataaaggggtggtccaaatcaccccatatgaccaaataaccccgtgttaccctacttcgAGAATAAAGATCTGTCACATCGTGACACACAGTGTCTGGTATCATAAAACGGTTCGAAGAACGTCTGACTGATGATCAGAAGCGAAGATCCGGACAATAGCCGCCAGGTGAACAAGAACGATCTCAAACGCGTGGTTGTGGATGTCCACGATGAGGAGGGTGGGGgtacagataatgtccacgtgaacaCG from Toxorhynchites rutilus septentrionalis strain SRP chromosome 3, ASM2978413v1, whole genome shotgun sequence encodes:
- the LOC129777885 gene encoding tyrosine-protein phosphatase non-receptor type 14 isoform X1 yields the protein MPFKLKLKKSRHYNVMSKSLFVISVDHLDSSSKIDCTLSSESTGQECLENVCQRISISQPEFFGLRYEVKGSTAGDMRWVDLDRPISRQLEKFSANMKVLYLRVMYYVLSGVSLINDEGTRNYYFLQLKHDVVEGRINCDPKQAVILANYSRQAEYGNHQDRHTVDYLKTLLSFPLEMIRADLLETLTEEVIHQAYELHNVTQGAAESLYISACQQLDGYGQETFAAKDENGADVTLGISVSGIIVASDANKFYPWRDIKNVLNHKKYFNIECSDPNENVRFTVSDSTTGSYIWRLCAMQHRFFARYEKNQTQASQLNLNLFQNENLNDSRDDLLNETQYQMSPLAMGQIMGSANWQSSNELANHTSVWNNAGSRSKLIVESQHSPHMASSTNIGSVGNLNNNSLMNANANVMQSRSSLQASTLDINLNSSTSVPLEYSNHGSNWAINPAGSNASLINRAQSSSCLDLSNNNVSQDRERLKALLPTYRPAPDYETAIQQKYRNSTNDVRLSNGNLLHLSASQMLAQDQGHLDYNITGSQPDVSYFNQSIQHQPTIHQQLYPDVTHHTTTHHLIGPHCSDASDYGLTHRFKMMRLVKPPPSYPANRLSSTSTPDLASHRALLGYRGFHVSGSSPDLVSTRPMVNPHHAQLMQMSQNNQILYAGTHQLRHSQNIVPHGTYENLNFVEPTKPGMLPPTQGGNLIYYMPREVEHLLITDGTQFHNGAIGINQKSHLNRSSQHINGSIEPIYENVPLPWKNENELSGEIRNRTASVQSAPGITRNGQEHQMAVAQPSPRFTSPESNVRSVPQPQPRAEATNHTITTKETFTIPSNQPPPLPNPPTPVPSAPEAMNRSHSTNILDSSAYSNYTMDTTHSVAHLSSSTGTSNMNHKNAHGSGHNDSGISSVTALSSHAGSQNVSVSTSSTSSTSVKETKRRKIWDILGGRSKNSADKQKSATLGREKDRKNKATTVVGGSGSKPSSGGSANSSINEGVKHRWSTGMPRQQPLPANISKEKLSSLLETKLADPQLYCEFERIPKRNDNAKYDCALADENKNKNFDPNFLPYDNNRVRLTPMRDNRMGYVNASHITSTVGNKQRFYIVAESPNDAVTTNTFWQCVWEADVYLLVQLSTELSYIPQTSERCLEYGQYQVWREFSQETDRCTTSKLRVYHTQSRRYRSVWHISYREWGDQNCPRDVGHFLGFLEELNSVRLASVAEVPPSHNTNPPVLIHCNEGGGRTGVTLIADLLMYTLDHNQDLDIPRLIGQIRMQRDNIIPSLAQYRFIHTLLIHYLKQTRLI
- the LOC129777885 gene encoding tyrosine-protein phosphatase non-receptor type 14 isoform X2 codes for the protein MLQLTVIPLNSSSKIDCTLSSESTGQECLENVCQRISISQPEFFGLRYEVKGSTAGDMRWVDLDRPISRQLEKFSANMKVLYLRVMYYVLSGVSLINDEGTRNYYFLQLKHDVVEGRINCDPKQAVILANYSRQAEYGNHQDRHTVDYLKTLLSFPLEMIRADLLETLTEEVIHQAYELHNVTQGAAESLYISACQQLDGYGQETFAAKDENGADVTLGISVSGIIVASDANKFYPWRDIKNVLNHKKYFNIECSDPNENVRFTVSDSTTGSYIWRLCAMQHRFFARYEKNQTQASQLNLNLFQNENLNDSRDDLLNETQYQMSPLAMGQIMGSANWQSSNELANHTSVWNNAGSRSKLIVESQHSPHMASSTNIGSVGNLNNNSLMNANANVMQSRSSLQASTLDINLNSSTSVPLEYSNHGSNWAINPAGSNASLINRAQSSSCLDLSNNNVSQDRERLKALLPTYRPAPDYETAIQQKYRNSTNDVRLSNGNLLHLSASQMLAQDQGHLDYNITGSQPDVSYFNQSIQHQPTIHQQLYPDVTHHTTTHHLIGPHCSDASDYGLTHRFKMMRLVKPPPSYPANRLSSTSTPDLASHRALLGYRGFHVSGSSPDLVSTRPMVNPHHAQLMQMSQNNQILYAGTHQLRHSQNIVPHGTYENLNFVEPTKPGMLPPTQGGNLIYYMPREVEHLLITDGTQFHNGAIGINQKSHLNRSSQHINGSIEPIYENVPLPWKNENELSGEIRNRTASVQSAPGITRNGQEHQMAVAQPSPRFTSPESNVRSVPQPQPRAEATNHTITTKETFTIPSNQPPPLPNPPTPVPSAPEAMNRSHSTNILDSSAYSNYTMDTTHSVAHLSSSTGTSNMNHKNAHGSGHNDSGISSVTALSSHAGSQNVSVSTSSTSSTSVKETKRRKIWDILGGRSKNSADKQKSATLGREKDRKNKATTVVGGSGSKPSSGGSANSSINEGVKHRWSTGMPRQQPLPANISKEKLSSLLETKLADPQLYCEFERIPKRNDNAKYDCALADENKNKNFDPNFLPYDNNRVRLTPMRDNRMGYVNASHITSTVGNKQRFYIVAESPNDAVTTNTFWQCVWEADVYLLVQLSTELSYIPQTSERCLEYGQYQVWREFSQETDRCTTSKLRVYHTQSRRYRSVWHISYREWGDQNCPRDVGHFLGFLEELNSVRLASVAEVPPSHNTNPPVLIHCNEGGGRTGVTLIADLLMYTLDHNQDLDIPRLIGQIRMQRDNIIPSLAQYRFIHTLLIHYLKQTRLI